A genomic segment from Spinacia oleracea cultivar Varoflay chromosome 3, BTI_SOV_V1, whole genome shotgun sequence encodes:
- the LOC110783511 gene encoding uncharacterized protein isoform X1, with the protein MEIGIHDLKIPSFSLLKLTILILISLHSFKFSNASIHTYDQQLFTEVGNAYLLAGGSEAIRASRSSLSSPISTRIVSHSLHDGTSFIRFENITFWRSKEVAENNSDKDHGSGLVQVVIFEAADRDDIGGSAYGGQRSICCTPDLAKLEGCKQGEVIKIRSSTDSNWPMILNVKFKGRSLRTRMRRQEVYITKTGMYNLFFISCDPKLKGLVMNGKTVWKNPDGYLPGRMAPSMNFYIFMSLAYLVLTSIWFFYYWRFWNEVLQLQHCITAVVALGLFEMTFWYLDYANFNSRGIRPVALTTWVVTLGAARRTVSRLLILSISMGYGVVRPTLGGLTSKVQVIGATYFLATEVLNIAEYVGTVNDISGRARLLLVLPDSFLDAFLILWIFTSLSKTLEQLQVKRSSVKLDIYRKFSNALAVSVIASVAWIVYEVYFKATDPFNERWQSAWIITAFWDILAFAVLCIICYLWTPSQSSQRYAYSDGVGEEFNDEEVQSLTSEKSGGDVSLVKQGQEARNGGNDDAYDSEEDDNQPSKGE; encoded by the exons ATGGAAATCGGGATCCATGATCTTAAAATCCCctcattctctctcctaaaactcACAATTCTCATATTAATATCTCTGCACTCTTTCAAATTCTCAAATGCCTCCATTCACACTTACGACCAACAACTCTTCACTGAAGTCGGCAATGCTTACCTTCTTGCTGGTGGCAGCGAAGCCATTCGCGCCTCTcgttcttctctctcctctcccattTCTACGCGGATCGTTTCACACTCTCTTCATGATGGAACTTCCTTTATCCG ATTTGAGAATATTACATTCTGGAGAAGTAAGGAAGTTGCTGAAAACAATTCCGACAAGGACCATGGCTCTGGACTTGTGCAAGTCGTGATTTTTGAAGCAGCTGATCGAGATGATATTGGCGGTTCTGCTTATGGTGGACAGCGTTCTATTTGCTGCACTCCTGATCTTGCCAAACTCGAAGGATGTAAGCAAGGGGAAGTCATTAAAATCCGGTCATCTACTGATAGTAATTGGCCAATGATTCTAAATGTTAAGTTTAAGGGGCGTTCTTTAAGAACTAGGATGCGCAGACAAGAGGTGTACATCACAAAAACAGGAATGTATAACTTATTCTTCATTTCTTGTGACCCAAAATTGAAAGGACTAGTTATGAATGGGAAAACTGTGTGGAAAAATCCTGATGGCTACTTACCGGGTAGAATGGCCCCATCCATGAACTTTTATATTTTCATGTCTCTTGCCTACCTGGTGCTAACCTCAATATGGTTCTTTTACTACTGGAGGTTTTGGAACGAAGTACTTCAACTTCAACACTGCATCACAGCGGTGGTTGCTCTGGGATTGTTTGAAATGACGTTTTGGTATCTGGATTATGCTAATTTCAACAGCAGAGGCATTAGACCTGTTGCACTTACAACTTGGGTTGTAACTCTTGGAGCTGCAAGAAGAACAGTATCACGTCTACTTATTCTTTCAATTTCAATGGGTTATGGAGTGGTGCGTCCTACTCTTGGCGGTCTTACCTCCAAGGTGCAGGTTATTGGGGCGACTTATTTCTTGGCGACTGAAGTGCTAAACATTGCGGAGTATGTGGGCACAGTTAATGACATATCAGGAAGAGCAAGGTTACTACTTGTCCTTCCTGATTCATTTCTGGATGCTTTTCTAATCTTGTGGATTTTTACTTCTCTTTCAAAGACGCTGGAACAGCTACAG GTGAAACGAAGTTCTGTAAAGTTGGATATTTACAGGAAGTTCTCAAATGCACTGGCTGTTTCAGTGATTGCTTCAGTTGCATGGATAGTATACGAG GTGTATTTCAAGGCTACAGATCCTTTTAATGAGCGGTGGCAGAGTGCTTGGATTATCACTGCCTTTTGGGACATTCTGGCATTTGCAGTGCTATGCATAATTTGCTATCTATGGACTCCATCTCAGAGTTCTCAAAG GTATGCTTATTCAGACGGAGTGGGAGAAGAATTTAACGATGAAGAAGTACAATCTCTAACTTCAGAGAAATCTGGGGGCGATGTCAGTTTGGTCAAGCAAGGACAGGAAGCAAGAAATGGTGGAAATGATGACGCCTATGATTCAGAAGAAGATGATAATCAACCTAGCAAGGGTGAGTAA
- the LOC130469750 gene encoding protein FAR1-RELATED SEQUENCE 5-like, with protein MVEFVGNDNEDVIEEVNITDDEEENGADDDVVSPPFVGMVFQSWEEVDTYYKRYGRQQGFGILRAAGSRRVEGKMVYSTRDELGTKRSKKCDCSVLMYCNRTKDGEWVVKRAVNEHKNHCPTPRKSRYVPRYRQEDITSLVKRKLFNDYNSGANVPQIFNCLASERNGVENVTFTKKDLQNIIARDKAEKMKEGDWNAMWKYFKAMSTDNENFFHKHRVGEDNILKDVMWVDARSRAAYEDFGDVVVFDSTYLTNEYDLPFSNFVGVNHHGQTILLGCALLSHEDSETFEWLFTEWLSCMSNKKPIGFLTDQDAAMRKALREVMPDVRHRWCLWHILTKFSHKLGKYNDYELFKVELHNVIYNSLTKNEFEVQWTDVIKKYKLEGEIWLAGLYHGREMWVPAFMNGMFWAGMKSTQRSESINRFFDGFVDKHTRLFEFAPFYIKAVESRANDEQQADAADQRAVRPLATQFSVERAFRKVYTDAKFLEVQEQCNRVLYLTSLETTMVSAEVAHHKLEDRVWVLCKETRKEFSTKYRRNYIVQINLETKLAECECKLFESDGILCRHIIKVYDMHDIQDVPDVYILRRWRKDVSREALAREGGVP; from the exons ATGGTTGAATTTGTTGGGAATGATAATGAGGATGTAATTGAGGAAGTAAACATTACGgatgatgaagaagaaaatGGAGCCGATGATGATGTAGTGAGTCCTCCATTTGTTGGGATGGTATTCCAGAGTTGGGAAGAAGTGGATACGTACTACAAAAGGTATGGGAGACAACAAGGATTTGGCATACTCCGTGCTGCAGGGTC GCGTCGGGTTGAGGGGAAAATGGTTTACTCAACTAGGGATGAGCTTGGCACCAAAAGGTCAAAGAAATGTGATTGCTCGGTTCTAATGTATTGCAACAGGACCAAGGATGGGGAATGGGTGGTTAAAAGGGCAGTTAATGAGCATAAGAACCATTGTCCAACACCGAGGAAATCTAGGTATGTTCCTAGGTATCGACAGGAAGACATCACCTCTCTTGTAAAGAGGAAGTTGTTTAATGACTACAACTCGGGTGCTAACGTTCCTCAGATATTTAACTGTCTAGCTAGCGAGAGGAATGGAGTTGAGAACGTGACATTCACTAAAAAAGATCTTCAAAACATCATTGCTAGGGATAAGGCAGAAAAGATGAAGGAGGGAGATTGGAATGCAATGTGGAAGTACTTTAAAGCGATGTCTACTGACAACGAAAATTTCTTTCACAAGCATAGGGTGGGTGAGGATAACATATTAAAGGATGTGATGTGGGTAGATGCTAGGAGTAGAGCTGCTTACGAAGattttggagatgttgtagTGTTTGACTCCACCTACTTAACAAACGAGTATGACTTGCCATTTTCTAACTTTGTTGGGGTTAATcaccatggtcaaaccattctgcTTGGGTGTGCATTGTTATCCCATGAAGATTCAGAGACCTTTGAATGGTTATTTACTGAGTGGTTGTCATGTATGTCTAACAAAAAACCCATTGGTTTTCTTACTGACCAAGACGCTGCCATGAGGAAGGCCCTACGAGAAGTAATGCCTGATGTCCGACATCGATGGTGCTTGTGGCACATACTTACCAAGTTCAGTCACAAACTAGGAAAATACAATGACTATGAGCTGTTCAAAGTTGAGCTTCATAATGTGATTTACAACAGCCTTACCAAGAATGAATTTGAAGTGCAATGGACTGATGTAATCAAGAAGTATAAACTGGAGGGTGAGATTTGGCTTGCAG GATTATACCATGGAAGGGAAATGTGGGTGCCTGCATTTATGAACGGGATGTTTTGGGCTGGAATGAAGAGCACTCAAAGATCCGAAAGCATAAACAGGTTCTTTGATGGGTTCGTTGATAAGCACACTCGATTGTTTGAGTTTGCTCCATTTTATATTAAAGCAGTGGAATCTAGAGCTAACGATGAGCAACAGGCTGATGCAGCTGACCAAAGGGCAGTTCGCCCGTTGGCCACCCAATTTAGTGTTGAGAGAGCCTTTAGAAAGGTGTACACAGATGCAAAATTCCTCGAGGTTCAAGAGCAGTGCAATCGTGTACTGTACCTTACTTCTCTTGAGACTACTATGGTGTCAGCTGAAGTTGCACATCATAAGCTGGAGGACAGAGTGTGGGTGTTGTGTAAGGAAACCCGCAAGGAATTTTCAACAAAGTACAGGCGGAATTATATCGTGCAGATAAATTTGGAGACTAAATTGGCGGAGTGCGAATGCAAGCTATTTGAAAGTGACGGTATACTTTGCAGGCACATTATAAAAGTGTATGACATGCATGACATTCAAGATGTCCCAGATGTTTATATTCTTCGTAGATGGAGGAAAGATGTGTCAAGGGAAGCACTCGCACGTGAAGGTGGTGTACCATGA
- the LOC110783511 gene encoding uncharacterized protein isoform X2, with amino-acid sequence MEIGIHDLKIPSFSLLKLTILILISLHSFKFSNASIHTYDQQLFTEVGNAYLLAGGSEAIRASRSSLSSPISTRIVSHSLHDGTSFIRFENITFWRSKEVAENNSDKDHGSGLVQVVIFEAADRDDIGGSAYGGQRSICCTPDLAKLEGCKQGEVIKIRSSTDSNWPMILNVKFKGRSLRTRMRRQEVYITKTGMYNLFFISCDPKLKGLVMNGKTVWKNPDGYLPGRMAPSMNFYIFMSLAYLVLTSIWFFYYWRFWNEVLQLQHCITAVVALGLFEMTFWYLDYANFNSRGIRPVALTTWVVTLGAARRTVSRLLILSISMGYGVVRPTLGGLTSKVQVIGATYFLATEVLNIAEYVGTVNDISGRARLLLVLPDSFLDAFLILWIFTSLSKTLEQLQVKRSSVKLDIYRKFSNALAVSVIASVAWIVYEVYFKATDPFNERWQSAWIITAFWDILAFAVLCIICYLWTPSQSSQR; translated from the exons ATGGAAATCGGGATCCATGATCTTAAAATCCCctcattctctctcctaaaactcACAATTCTCATATTAATATCTCTGCACTCTTTCAAATTCTCAAATGCCTCCATTCACACTTACGACCAACAACTCTTCACTGAAGTCGGCAATGCTTACCTTCTTGCTGGTGGCAGCGAAGCCATTCGCGCCTCTcgttcttctctctcctctcccattTCTACGCGGATCGTTTCACACTCTCTTCATGATGGAACTTCCTTTATCCG ATTTGAGAATATTACATTCTGGAGAAGTAAGGAAGTTGCTGAAAACAATTCCGACAAGGACCATGGCTCTGGACTTGTGCAAGTCGTGATTTTTGAAGCAGCTGATCGAGATGATATTGGCGGTTCTGCTTATGGTGGACAGCGTTCTATTTGCTGCACTCCTGATCTTGCCAAACTCGAAGGATGTAAGCAAGGGGAAGTCATTAAAATCCGGTCATCTACTGATAGTAATTGGCCAATGATTCTAAATGTTAAGTTTAAGGGGCGTTCTTTAAGAACTAGGATGCGCAGACAAGAGGTGTACATCACAAAAACAGGAATGTATAACTTATTCTTCATTTCTTGTGACCCAAAATTGAAAGGACTAGTTATGAATGGGAAAACTGTGTGGAAAAATCCTGATGGCTACTTACCGGGTAGAATGGCCCCATCCATGAACTTTTATATTTTCATGTCTCTTGCCTACCTGGTGCTAACCTCAATATGGTTCTTTTACTACTGGAGGTTTTGGAACGAAGTACTTCAACTTCAACACTGCATCACAGCGGTGGTTGCTCTGGGATTGTTTGAAATGACGTTTTGGTATCTGGATTATGCTAATTTCAACAGCAGAGGCATTAGACCTGTTGCACTTACAACTTGGGTTGTAACTCTTGGAGCTGCAAGAAGAACAGTATCACGTCTACTTATTCTTTCAATTTCAATGGGTTATGGAGTGGTGCGTCCTACTCTTGGCGGTCTTACCTCCAAGGTGCAGGTTATTGGGGCGACTTATTTCTTGGCGACTGAAGTGCTAAACATTGCGGAGTATGTGGGCACAGTTAATGACATATCAGGAAGAGCAAGGTTACTACTTGTCCTTCCTGATTCATTTCTGGATGCTTTTCTAATCTTGTGGATTTTTACTTCTCTTTCAAAGACGCTGGAACAGCTACAG GTGAAACGAAGTTCTGTAAAGTTGGATATTTACAGGAAGTTCTCAAATGCACTGGCTGTTTCAGTGATTGCTTCAGTTGCATGGATAGTATACGAG GTGTATTTCAAGGCTACAGATCCTTTTAATGAGCGGTGGCAGAGTGCTTGGATTATCACTGCCTTTTGGGACATTCTGGCATTTGCAGTGCTATGCATAATTTGCTATCTATGGACTCCATCTCAGAGTTCTCAAAGGTAA